A genomic window from Brassica oleracea var. oleracea cultivar TO1000 chromosome C8, BOL, whole genome shotgun sequence includes:
- the LOC106308066 gene encoding condensin complex subunit 1 produces MAPPFVFPQILRALEEDPEDNHRLFAQNPVDVTSLRPSDLLTLYSGVSFDLSDRELFCIEDQDVFDRVYSLVRSFYSLPPSCKCNLVESLRSNLSVLLPNVDSISRSVQDQEDEVPIIDRITSHRNALKIYTFFLITIIMTEESHVSFVDSTKVAGRGRKKLVVQSWNWEPQRGRMLNLIANSLEINLSLLFGSSELDENYLSFIVKNSFSLFENAAILKDPEAKDALCRIIGASATKYRYIVQSCASVMHLIHKYDFAVVHVADAVARAETKYSDGTLAVTIIRDIGRTDPKAYVKDTVGADNVGRFLVELADRLPKVMSTNVGVLVPHFGGESYKIRNALVGVLGKLVAKAFNDVEGDVSSRSLRLRTKQAMLEILLERCRDVSAYTRSRVLQVWAELCEEHSVSIGLWNEVASISAGRLEDKSAIVRKSALNLLITMLQHNPFGPQLRIASFEATLEQYKRKLNELEPNRPTEDSSKEPTSDGDSCNGDGEIDDLQPEVTINTHLDSLPDSCQPDNGEDIREKDASVPDIGNVEQTKALVASLEAGLSFSKSMSASMPILVQLMASSSASDVENAILLLMRCKQFQIDGAEACLRKILPLAFSQDKSIYEAVENAFISIYIRKNPVETAKQLLNLAIDSNIGDQAALEFIVNALVSKGEISSSTTSALWDFFCFNINGTTAEQSRGALSVLCMAAMSSSRILGSHIQDIIDIGFGRWAKVEPLLARTACTAIQRLSEEDKKKLLLSSGSRLFSILESLITGNWLPENIFYATADKAISAIYMIHPTPEALASTIIKKSLSTVFDVVEQDQAQSDSDGNTVDCLTTVHVAKLSRFLFVVSHIAMNQLVYIESCIQKIRRQKTKKDKAAAESQNTEENPGATQENNSINAELGLAASDDALLDTLAERAEREIVSGGSGEKNLIGDSATFLSKLCRNFSVLQKHPELQASTMLALCRCMIIDASFCESNLQLLFTVVENAPSEVVRSNCTLSLGDLAVRFPNLLEPWTENMYARLRDASISVRKNAVLVLSHLILNDMMKVKGHINEMAICIEDDVERISSLAKLFFHELSKKGSNPIYNLLPDILGQLSNRNLKRESFCNVMQFLIGSIKKDKQMEALVEKLCNRFSGVTDTKQWEYISYSLSLLTFTEKGIKKLIESFKSYEHALAEDLVTENFRSIINKGKKFAKPELKACIEEFEEKLNKFHMEKKEQEETARNAQVHIEKTKNMESLVVPSKVKDEPVEEYDDDDEEEGVSDSEIVDPSMEEQGASLKASDSEEEPSNAEEELSDSEEVPDSEQSGTTSPYSLNQNTSAGILKLSYTSFKQSHTIFVSGEEEEEEEEGEGESESSNVKRGNRTKLSSSSVRRSLRSSSRT; encoded by the exons ATGGCTCCTCCCTTTGTCTTCCCCCAAATCCTACGAGCCCTAGAAGAAGATCCCGAAGACAATCACCGTCTCTTCGCTCAGAACCCCGTCGACGTGACCTCTCTTCGCCCTTCCGATCTCCTCACTCTAT ACTCAGGTGTATCATTTGACCTATCTGATAGAGAACTCTTCTGTATCGAAGACCAAGACGTTTTCGACCGTGTCTACTCTTTAGTCAGGAGCTTCTACAGTCTCCCTCCGTCTTGCAAGTGTAACCTTGTTGAAAGCCTTCGCTCTAATCTAAGCGTTCTTCTCCCAAACGTCGATTCCATCTCACGGTCTGTACAAGACCAGGAGGATGAAGTTCCAATCATCGATAGGATCACATCTCATCGCAATGCCTTGAAGATATACACTTTCTTTCTCATTACTATTATTATGACTGAAGAGTCACATGTTAGCTTTGTTGACAGCACAAAG GTGGCGGGACGAGGGAGGAAGAAGCTTGTTGTTCAGTCATGGAACTGGGAGCCTCAGAGGGGTAGGATGCTTAATTTGATTGCAAACTCTCTCGAGATCAACTTGTCCTTGCTCTTTGGATCATCAGAGCTAGATGAAAACTACCTCTCTTTCATTGTCAA AAACTCGTTCTCCCTTTTTGAGAATGCGGCGATCTTGAAAGACCCTGAGGCAAAAGATGCTTTGTGCCGCATCATAGGGGCGTCTGCTACAAAGTACCGTTACATTGTGCAGTCATGTGCCTCGGTCATGCACTTGATACACAAGTATGATTTTGCTGTTGTACACGTTGCTGATGCAGTTGCTAGAGCTGAAACTAAGTATTCGGATGGTACCTTGGCCGTGACAATCATTAGAGATATTGGTAGGACTGATCCTAAAGCCTATGTTAAAGATACGGTTGGGGCTGATAATGTGGGACGTTTCTTGGTCGAGCTCGCTGATCGTTTGCCGAAAGTAATGTCGACAAATGTTGGAGTTTTGGTCCCTCATTTTGGTGGTGAATCATATAAGATCAGAAACGCTCTAGTTGGCGTTCTTGGAAAATTAGTTGCAAAAGCGTTTAATGATGTTGAGGGAGATGTGAGTTCCAGGTCCCTTCGTCTGCGGACTAAGCAAGCTATGTTGGAGATTTTGCTTGAACGGTGTAGGGATGTTTCTGCATACACAAGGAGCCGAGTCCTCCAGGTTTGGGCTGAACTGTGTGAAGAGCATTCTGTTTCGATTGGCCTATGGAACGAGGTTGCATCAATATCTGCTGGAAGACTGGAAGACAAGAGTGCAATTGTTAGAAAATCCGCATTGAATTTACTGATCACTATGTTGCAGCATAACCCCTTTGGTCCACAGCTTCGAATAGCTTCATTTGAAGCAACTCTGGAGCAGTACAAAAGAAAACTGAACGAACTTGAACCAAACCGCCCTACTGAGGACTCATCAAAAGAGCCAACTTCAGATGGTGACTCCTGTAATGGAGATGGTGAAATCGATGACTTGCAACCTGAAGTTACAATTAATACGCATCTGGATAGTCTACCTGATAGCTGTCAGCCAGATAATGGGGAAGATATCCGTGAGAAGGATGCTTCTGTTCCAGATATTGGTAACGTCGAGCAGACCAAGGCCTTGGTTGCTTCCCTTGAGGCTGGATTGAGCTTCTCAAAGTCCATGTCAGCTAGTATGCCGATCCTCGTTCAATTGATGGCTTCATCTTCTGCCAGTGATGTCGAGAATGCTATTCTCTTGTTGATGAGGTGTAAGCAGTTCCAAATTGATGGTGCAGAAGCTTGCCTCCGTAAAATTCTGCCTCTG GCCTTTTCTCAGGATAAGTCCATCTATGAGGCAGTGGAGAATGCCTTCATTTCAATCTACATAAGGAAAAATCCAGTTGAAACGGCGAAACAGCTGCTGAACCTTGCCATAGATTCGAATATAGGAGATCAAGCAGCGCTAGAGTTTATTGTTAATGCTTTAGTGTCCAAAGGTGAAATATCTAGCAGCACG ACTTCGGCTCTGTGGGACTTCTTCTGCTTTAACATCAATGGGACAACTGCGGAGCAAAGCCGTGGGGCTCTATCTGTCCTTTGCATGGCTGCTATGTCGTCCTCTAGGATTCTTGGATCACACATACAGGATATTATTGATATTGGGTTTGGCCGTTGGGCAAAAGTGGAACCTCTACTTGCCAGAACTGCATGCACTGCTATTCAGCGGCTTTCCGAAGAAGATAAGAAGAAGTTATTGCTCAGCAGTGGCAGCCGATTGTTTAGTATTCTCGAGAGCTTGATCACTGGGAACTGGCTTCCAGAAAACATATTTTATGCTACTGCTGATAAAGCCATAAGTGCGATATACATGATCCACCCAACTCCAGAAGCCTTAGCTTCTACAATTATTAAAAAGTCCCTGAGCACGGTGTTTGACGTAGTTGAACAAGATCAAGCACAGAGTGATAGCGACGGCAATACAGTTGATTGTCTGACCACAGTTCATGTTGCAAAGCTCAGTAGATTCTTGTTCGTTGTCAGTCATATTGCCATGAACCAGTTGGTGTATATAGAATCCTGCATCCAGAAGATCCGGAGACAGAAGACTAAAAAGGACAAAGCGGCTGCTGAAAGTCAGAATACAGAAGAAAACCCTGGTGCCACGCAAGAG AACAATAGCATAAATGCTGAGCTAGGACTGGCTGCCTCTGATGACGCACTGCTTGACACACTCGCTGAAAGAGCAGAGAGAGAGATTGTTTCTGGTGGTTCTGGCGAGAAGAATCTGATTGGGGACTCTGCAACTTTTCTCTCGAAGCTTTGCAGAAATTTTTCTGTACTGCAAAAG CATCCAGAACTACAAGCTTCTACAATGCTTGCATTATGCAGGTGTATGATTATTGATGCAAGTTTCTG CGAATCCAATCTCCAGCTTCTCTTCACAGTTGTTGAAAATGCACCTTCTGAAGTTGTCCGTTCAAATTGCACCCTTTCCCTCGGAGACTTGGCAGTTCGTTTTCCAAATCTCTTAGAACCTTGGACAGAAAATATGTATGCCAGGTTACGGGATGCTTCAATTTCGGTCAGGAAAAATGCTGTCCTGGTCCTTTCACATCTTATACTGAACGATATGATGAAG GTGAAAGGGCATATTAACGAAATGGCTATATGTATAGAAGATGATGTGGAAAGGATCTCTAGTCTTGCAAAATTATTTTTCCATGAATTGTCTAAGAAAG GATCCAATCCTATATACAATCTACTTCCTGATATACTTGGGCAGTTATCCAACCGGAATTTGAAGAGAGAGTCATTCTGTAATGTTATGCAGTTCTTGATCGGCTCCATCAAAAAG GACAAACAGATGGAGGCTCTGGTTGAGAAGCTTTGCAATAGGTTTAGCGGAGTCACAG ATACAAAACAGTGGGAATACATTTCGTATTCTCTTTCGTTGCTGACGTTCACAGAAAAGGGAATCAAAAAGCTTATCGAGTCATTCAAGTCCTACGAGCACGCTTTAGCAGAGGATCTAGTGACGGAAAACTTTAGAAGCATAATCAATAAG GGAAAGAAGTTTGCGAAACCAGAACTTAAAGCGTGCATTGAAGAGTTTGAGGAGAAGCTCAATAAGTTCCACATGGAAAAGAAAGAACAAGAAGAAACGGCAAGAAACGCCCAGGTTCATATAGAGAAAACCAAGAACATGGAATCTCTTGTTGTCCCCAGCAAAGTGAAAGACGAACCTGTAGAAGAATATGATGATGATGATGAAGAAGAAG GCGTTTCAGACAGTGAAATCGTGGATCCATCAATGGAAGAACAGGGGGCTAGTTTAAAAGCATCTGACTCTGAGGAAGAACCATCGAACGCTGAGGAAGAGCTATCGGACTCCGAGGAAGTACCAGATTCTGAGCAAAGTGGTACCACAAGTCCTTATTCCTTGAACCAAAACACCAGTGCCGGTATATTAAAACTTTCATATACATCTTTTAAACAATCTCACACCATTTTTGTTTCAGGGGAAGAAGAAGAAGAAGAAGAAGAAGGAGAAGGCGAGTCAGAAAGCAGCAACGTCAAGAGAGGAAACCGTACAAAATTATCTAGCAGCAGCGTCAGGAGAAGCCTGAGGTCATCAAGTAGAACGTAA
- the LOC106307836 gene encoding two-component response regulator ARR9, with protein MGMAAAEWKFHVLAVDDSLVDRKLIERLLQKSSCQVTTVDSGYKALEFLGLRQGIESNDPTALSPSPQEVEVNLIITDYCMPGMTGYDLLKKLKESAAFKSIPVVIMSSENVPARISRCLEEGAEEFFLKPVRLADLNNLKPHMMKTKLKNQKLEEIEKPSNGTAAVEPEIKNPTEMEIKILPLPSELEPKQVHLQEVQVQQEELALSNNKRKTMEEGLSTARPRPRLEGIATAV; from the exons ATGGGTATGGCAGCAGCGGAATGGAAGTTTCATGTCTTAGCTGTTGATGACAGCTTAGTTGATCGGAAACTCATAGAGAGATTGCTTCAAAAGTCTTCCTGTCAAG TAACAACTGTTGATTCAGGCTATAAGGCTTTAGAGTTTCTGGGTCTAAGACAAGGTATTGAGAGTAACGACCCAACTGCTCTTTCTCCATCTCCTCAG GAAGTGGAAGTGAATCTTATCATTACAGATTATTGTATGCCAGGCATGACTGGTTATGATTTGCTCAAGAAACTCAAG GAATCAGCAGCATTTAAGAGCATACCAGTAGTAATCATGTCCTCTGAGAACGTTCCTGCAAGGATCAGCAG ATGTTTGGAAGAAGGAGCTGAAGAGTTTTTCTTGAAACCAGTAAGATTGGCTGATCTCAACAACCTGAAACCTCATATGATGAAAACAAAGTTGAAAAACCAGAAGTTGGAAGAGATTGAAAAACCTTCAAATGGAACCGCAGCAGTTGAACCAGAGATTAAAAATCCAACAGAAATGGAAATCAAAATCTTGCCTCTACCATCAGAACTAGAACCGAAACAAGTGCATCTGCAAGAAGTACAAGTACAACAAGAGGAGCTAGCATTGAGTAACAACAAGAGGAAGACAATGGAAGAAGGGCTCTCAACAGCTAGACCACGTCCTAGGTTAGAGGGCATCGCAACCGCTGTCTGA
- the LOC106310679 gene encoding uncharacterized protein LOC106310679: MAMPLGMATYLMRMVWFSLSGWVFTCLSIADEIAGSLRNGDIGPFHVG, from the coding sequence ATGGCGATGCCGCTGGGCATGGCGACGTATCTGATGAGGATGGTTTGGTTTTCTCTGAGCGGTTGGGTCTTCACTTGCTTGTCTATCGCCGACGAGATCGCTGGCTCTCTCAGAAACGGTGATATTGGTCCTTTCCATGTCGGATGA
- the LOC106308255 gene encoding cystathionine beta-lyase, chloroplastic, producing MEKSIDANSHSVANSTTPDCLNAIDIKEEASVATLLMNMENEFDPFDALSTPLYQTATFKQPSAIENGPYDYTRSGNPTRDALQSLLAKLDKADRAFCFTSGMAALTAVTHLLKTGDEIVAGDDVYGGSDRLLSQVVPRSGVVVKRINTTSLDEVAAAIGPRTKLVWLESPTNPRQQISDIRKIAEMAHAQGALMLVDNSIMSPVLSRPLELGADIVMHSATKFIAGHSDVMAGVLAVKGEKLAKELYFLQNSEGSGLAPFDCWICLRGIKTMALRIEKQQENARKIAMYLSSHPRVKKVYYAGLPDHPGHHLHFSQAKGAGSVFSFITGSVALSKHLVETTKYFSIAVSFGSVKSLISMPCFMSHASIPAAVREARGLTEDLVRISAGIEDADDLISDLDIAFRTGPI from the exons ATGGAGAAAAGTATCGATGCAAATTCTCATTCTGTAGCTAACAGTACCACACCAGATTGCTTAAATG CTATTGATATCAAAGAAGAGGCTAGCGTCGCTACGTTACTGATGAACATGGAAAATGAATTTGATCCCTTTGATGCTCTGAGTACTCCGCTTTACCAGACGGCTACATTTAAGCAG CCTTCTGCTATTGAAAATGGTCCTTATGACTACACAAGAAGTGGGAATCCTACACGGGATGCGTTGCAAAG TCTTCTTGCGAAGCTTGATAAGGCAGATAGAGCATTTTGCTTTACTAGTGGAATGGCTGCTCTTACTGCTGTTACACACCTTCTCAAAACTG GCGACGAGATTGTGGCTGGTGATGATGTATACGGTGGCTCAGACAGATTACTATCTCAAGTAGTCCCAAGATCTGGTGTTGTGGTAAA ACGAATAAACACAACTAGTTTAGACGAGGTTGCTGCTGCTATTGGTCCCCGTACAAAACTTGTGTGGCTTGAGTCTCCAACCAACCCCAGACAACAGATCTCCGATATTCGA AAAATAGCTGAGATGGCTCATGCTCAAGGTGCACTTATGTTGGTAGACAACAGTATCATGTCACCGGTGCTTTCTCGTCCATTAGAACTTGGAGCTG ATATCGTTATGCACTCGGCTACTAAGTTTATAGCTGGACACAGTGATGTGATGGCGGGTGTGCTTGCTGTAAAAGGCGAAAA ATTGGCAAAGGAGTTGTACTTCCTCCAAAACTCTGAAGGTTCTGGGTTAGCTCCTTTCGACTGTTGGATTTGCCTGCGAGGTATCAAGACAATGGCTTTGCGTATAGAAAAGCAACAG GAAAACGCAAGGAAAATCGCAATGTACTTGTCTTCCCATCCAAGAGTGAAGAAAGTTTACTATGCTGGTCTACCAGATCATCCTGGTCACCATCTCCACTTCTCTCAG GCAAAAGGTGCAGGGTCCGTTTTTAGCTTTATAACAGGATCGGTTGCGCTATCAAAGCATCTTGTAGAAACCACCAAGTACTTCAGCATTGCTGTTAGTTTTG GGAGTGTTAAGTCACTTATAAGCATGCCATGCTTCATGTCACATGCAAGCATACCTGCAGCAGTACGCGAGGCCAGAGGCTTGACTGAAGATCTTGTCCGGATCTCTGCAGGCATTGAAGATGCTGATGATTTGATCTCTGATCTTGATATCGCCTTCAGAACCGGTCCCATCTAG